In the Triticum aestivum cultivar Chinese Spring chromosome 2B, IWGSC CS RefSeq v2.1, whole genome shotgun sequence genome, GCGTGTATGTGAGCATCTGcatttgtactgtgttaaaaaaaacttATAGTCGAGCGGGAGCTACATCTCGCAGTAGTGTGCAAGATGTGGTGGGCTTGCTTGCGCAGAAACTGCGCGAAACAAAACCAGCACTGCACTGACAAAGCAGCAGTCCTAACTTGTAAAGCTTTTTGCAGCGAAAGACACGTCGTCCCTAGGAGGGGCAGCGCCGCCGACACCGACGCCGACGCGGGGTTGAGCCGCCACCGCCAGGATGCGGGGTCTGACGCGGGCGGGAAAGCGCGCCAGTGAGATGGCCTTCAACGCCGGCGGTGGAACCATCAACTGGTTCCCTGGCCACATGGCTGCCGCCTCACGCGCCATCCGCGACCGCCTCAAGCTTGCCGACCTCGTCATCGAGGTCCGCGACGCCCGCGTaaggccccccccccccacccgctcCCCTCCCTTTGCTCATCACTATCCTGTTTTGAAAACGTCTCGCGTTGTCGACAAGGGAGGCAGGGTGGCAGGTTCCCGGTGCTCGCATGGTGTTCAATGAAATGTCTTTCTTATTACAATACCATTTTTGTTAATATGTCTTTCTTGCATTCAACTTGAACCATTATTCCGTGAAACACATTTTGAAACTGAACATAAGGTCTCACTTCTTAGCCTTAGGTTCCTACTTTGTTATTGTAAGTATATGAATGAATAATCAAGATGCTCGCCAAAGAAAATGTAGCAGCATCTACAAGTTGACGAAATATGCTTCATGCATTGCCATCATTTTAACTGCCTATTTCATGAGTGTTTGTTTGCTTCTTGTGTTTCTATTCCTCTCAGGATTACTTTCTTGCAACTGATGAAACTTATGATCAGATTCCGTTATCCTCAGCAAACGAAGACCTTCAGCCGGTGCTTGCAGCTAAGAGGCGTATCCTTGCTCTAAACAAGAAAGATCTAGCGAATCCCAATATAATGAATGTAAGCATCTATATCTAGTTTGGTCAGCCTCCTCAGGCTGGAAGCACCATCTCTTGTTGAAACATTCATCTGGTTCTTACTGAGATTTAATCCTGTTATCAGACACAATGAGATTTGGTGCTGATGCTGATACTCACAAGATCATGTTTACACCAATATGCAGATGTGGGTTGATCATTTTCAATCATGTAAGCAAGATTGCATCTCATTAAATGCACATAGCAGCAACTCTATTAATCAGGTTAGCTAACTGTTACTGCCATGTTTATCCATTTTTCTTTGTGTAAACCTCACAGGATATCTTCTGTATTATACTGAAAGCATCAATCAGATGTTAagctctgaaactttttgcaacttTGATAGCGGGTTTCATTTACCTGATTAGTAATTGTAATTTGTAGGGATAACTGGCCGCTAGACGCCTAGACCACTTGCTGAAATTCTATATTCTGTGCTGGTAAAGGTCATTCACTAACAGAACCTTCCACTACTAAGGAGTCGGAATCTACTAGAATTCTAAACTTAACCTACTAGGACATGAGCTGGCTTAACTTAATAGGACACATGATAACTGAACATTCATAGTAACTCCCCGATCAATAGGAATATCACTTGAACTAGGCTTGTACTAGGATTCAGACTTATGGAACTGTGTCTTGTATGTTATTAACTGGATTCTTGATATCTTTATCGTTTCATTTGACTCAACCTCCGTTAGGCTCTGCGAGTATTTTAAGTTTTTAACCATGCTGGATTTTCAATTTCGCCTTGCGTAGATGATGATTTTCTATCATTTTTAGTCCTTAGTGTAGGTTTAACACATCTAATGTTTGTTTCTGTAATTAATAGCTGCTTGGGCTTGTGGAGTTGAAACTAAGGGAAGCAATCTTGAAAGAGCCCACACTTCTTGTTATGGTAGTTGGAGTCCCCAATGTTGGAAAGTCTGCACTCATTAATTCCATTCATAGAATTGCCAATTCTAGATTTCCAGGTATGACTATCATAACAGAAACTAGTGTAAAGCCCACGCTTTGCTGCAGGTATTATCAGATTGTTTTAGTGAGTttattttgaaatatttgtatATAAATTTTGCATTTTAAGCATAGAGTTGCAAAGCTCAAATGTTGTTGATGCGCATAACCAAATTGAAATGTTAAACTTTGGTACATTAGTTTTCTGGCACGGTTAAGGCAGTTTCAATGGTAGCATCTTTTGGGAAGTTACAAAGTGAATTTTTATAATGTGTTAATCTAAAAAATATTATGtttcttttcattctttttctaatATGTTTTTCCGTGAAGAAAGATCATTTCACCAAGGGACGTGTCTTTTCCACAAAGAGGTGTCTTTTCACCAACTGACATGTCTTTTCATGAAGAGACATCTTTTCACCAAGGGTCATGTCTTTTAACAAAGAGATACCGTTTCATCAAGGGATGTGTTATTTAACTAAAAGACAAGACTGTTTGTAGGTCTTTACTGTGAACTTGTGAGGATTTAATGGACTTGATTGATCCTCGATAGTATAATCCAAGGACTTGTCTTTTTAGGGTGATGTGGCTTAACGTGGGTGTTGCATTAGGAGTCAGTTTTACAATAAAGAGGGATATTGTTTATTTCCTTGGTTATCCATGTTTGTTGCACTATTCCCAGTGAACGATAAGATCAAGCGGGCTACAGTTGGACCTCTGCCTGGAGTTACACAAGACATTGCAGGATATAAGGTGAGCCTCTAAGGTCAATGACACAACTGAACTTGTTAATTTCTTTTTTCCTGATGCTCATTATCACTGCAGTAGATACCAGGAAAAACAACAGATATCACATGTTAACCTGACTGCTCAGTCAGTTACATTATGCACGTGAATGACTGCCCAGTTGAGTCATATCTGAGTATTCAATGCAAATAGGCACACAAATCCATGGATATGGACTAACTGCTGGAAGTGTGGAATCTGTTTCCCTCTTCTTCCTACTAAAATTACAAACTATGTTTTAACTTCAAGTTTTTAATAATAGTTAGTTTATATATATTGGCAAGTCTTACTTTGTAATTCCATCTGGCAACTAAATTAGCTACCTATGTGCCTTGAAGCTCACAAATAGAATCTTATTCACGGCACATATGCACAATTTTAGCTAAGATTTGGGTAGAGCATAAGAACAAAGACACATGACAAAATAGATGCCAGGAATTGCCTTTCTTCACTTCTTTGATCTCAATCCTCTTCGTTCTATGTACATTTTAAACATATCCATACGATGGGCAACTTGGGCATGCAACCCAAAACCTAGTACAATTCATTTAGGGCATGTTTAGTTGACTTCCATGCTATACCTCACTTTGTGTtagaagtgtggcaagccacagTTTTTGTGGCAGCAAAATTGGTAGCACACTTGTGGCAAAAGCTGGCTAGCAAATGACTATGAGAAGTGGCTGCAACCAAACAGTTGCCTAACTTGTCTGCCTAGCATTTGGCAAAGTGTGGTTACAAACCAAACATGCCCTTGGCCCATGCCAGCCCAGTATATGCCATATGTGGCCCTGTCATCGCGCTTGGCTCGTACTTATTTCATTAATTAAACCCTGACTCCATTCTCTTTCATGAAAACAATCAGCTCAGTACTTTTCAACTGTCCACACATGAACTGCTGTGACAGTGAGCCTTTATTCAAGTGAGTGCATTTGTAGAAGTACGGCCATTTCTAGGACAGTGCCCTGTTGTTTGGTCTCTTCTGTTATGATTAATTAAGTACATTTAACAATAAGATGTTTTTTGGATAGATTGCAAGCCAGCTGAGCATTTACGTGCTTGATACACCAGGTGTTCTAGTGCCAAGCATTCCAGACATGGAAACAGGTCTAAAGCTTGCTCTGACAGGTTAGATTCTTATTCTGTGCTGTTCTTTTCTCTGTGCCAACAATTATCTGAAAAGCAAGATTATTGGGATGCCTTACTCGTAATGATCATCATGTTTACTAGCTTTACTTCCTCTGATATTGGAATTTTCAATACTTGTACTGCCACATTGCAATATTGTACTTTTCTGTTTATGTGCAGGAGCTGTCAAAGATTTGGTGGTTGGAGAGGAGCGTATAGCCAAATATTTATTATCTCTTCTTAATATTAGAAAAACTCCTCTACACTGGGGACGATTGCTTCACAGAAGAGAAGAATTTGATGAAGAGCCAGATGACAATTGTGAAAAAGGGTCTAGTGGTTCACTGCGGAGGAGGCGGCATTTTAACAATTCTGATGCCTTGTATGTTCAGGTACTGGCTCTTATCAGAAAATGCACTGCATGAGCCAATTATTGGTCATGTCTCTCCAAACCcatattgtaacacccacgatgcggctatatctcccacgtgtcgaggcacgacttagaggcataaccgcattgtggttttgtcgcaagaagggtcatcttcacacaatcccatgtaatgaacaagaaagggataaatagagttggcttacaatcgccacttcacacaaagatcATATAATTCATGCATCATTAATAGTACaaacatagtccgactacggacaaatccaaatgaaaagaagataaccccaaatgctagatccccaatcgtcccaactgggcaccactactgatcatccagaaaagaaacatagtaacgaccaagatcctcatcgaactcccaactgagcttggttgcatcacctgcactggtatcatcggcacctgcaactgtttggtagtatcttgtgagtcacgaggactcgacaatctcaaaacccgcgagatcaagactatttaagcttatgggtaggatatggtaatgaggtggagttgcaacaattgataagcaaaatatggtggctaacaggcGAGTACAAGAGTAGGAAGAGAAACTATgcaacggtcgtcatctagaagtgatcaagaagtgatcctgaagactacttacgtccaaacataacccaaaccgtgttcacttctcggactccgccgaaaagagaccatcacggctacacacgcggttgatgcattttaataagtcaagtgtcaagttctctacaatcggatgttaacaaattcccatctgccacataaccgtgggcacggctctcaaaagtttataccctgcaggggtgtcccatcttagcccattataagctctcacgatcagcgaaggatattccttctcccggaaagacccgatcagccttggaatcccgattacaagacatttcggcaatggtaaaacaagaccagcaagaccgctcgaatgtgccgacaaatcccgataggagctgcacatatctcgttctcagggcacaccggatgagacatcctacgagtaaaaccaaccctcaagttttcccgaggtggccccgcagtctactcggttcagaccaacacttagagaagcactggccgggggggggggggggggggggttaaaataaagatgaccctcgggctcgcgaaaacccaaggggaagttagtaggttgttaggcaaatgtaaaaccaaggttgggccttgctggaggagttttattcaaagcgaattatcaaggggttcccataaacccgactgcgtaaggaacgcaaaatcaaggaacataacaccggtatgacggaaactaaggcgacaagagtggaacaaaacaccaggcataaggccgagccttccaccctttaccaagtatatagatgcattaattaaataagagataagagatattgtgatatcccaaaataatcctgttccaacatggagcaatcttcaacttcacctgcaactaacaacgctataagaggggctgagcaaaagcggtaacatagccaaacaatggtttgctaggaagggtgaaaaaggttagaggctggcatggcaatatgggaggcatggtaaagcaagtgataggtagcgcaacatagcgatagaacgaagcaactagcaaacaaagatagaagtgatatcgagggtaatggtcatcttgcctgaaatcccgctaggaagaagaccgaatccatgaagaagacaaacggacgtagtcgaacgaatcctcacaactccggaacgaaaccgaagctaacgagagaagcaaaccggaaagaagcaaacaacatggtaaacaaccatcacataaacatggcacgatgcacaaccaagtatgatgcatgtccggtttaatgaggcatggcatggcaaagtgcacaaacaatactacaaattaagtggagctaaacaccacattcatttatttagttcgctctcgtttatgtacccaacaacattaaatgttattaaacgtggcaaggggtgaagcataagtaaaataactatttaggcaagtttaaatgaggccggaaacaacaaacaacaattctggaaaatccccatatgtcatttagcaatttgatgcaaacaacaattttaaacattttaaatgttgttatcatgatgcggatgacatatacaagttttatgcaatttttatgaaaatgttgacataagcatgttatgaagcatttggtcgccatgacggaatgaaaggggtgccatggcgGCGATAGCGGAAATGATGCCAAGGCATTGTTCCgattccgacaactcattgagataccggtgcaaaagagcaagtgtgcggatgtgcgaaacatgcaaaagatggtggggtgatcccggttaccgggttcctaCGGGttgacggcatggcaaacgaggaggaacgtgcaaggatcaattcggacatggtgcaaacacgtgcatctcatacaacacacacattcgttctcggaaggtcgtctcggcgttataccttcgaagcgtgtgttCGGGATGGATCAAGTTCGGAGCGGTGTAGTGGTActcgttcgtagtggaagtagtagttcacgtttcgtagatgttcggggtcacggcgaggaacttgacgtccacggagtcttcgaggggcgacggtagtggtacacgcgttgtcggggtacttgtcggtccggtcttggcgacggtagttgtacacgggtcgtaGACGTTCTCGGGCCGGTCGTAGTGGAACTTGGCGCATCATCGTGTGTAATCGTACACGTTTCGTAGGTGTTCATGTCGTCGTAGCCGTTCGGGTCTTGGAGTGATGGTAGTCAAACTTGGTGGCCTTGACGAACCGAAGTGGTAGTAGGCGAGATACACAGCCACGGTAGTCTCCAGAGTTGGAGTTTCGTGTCCAGAACTTTGACGGGTGCAGGAGATCTCGGGGAGGAAGGGGCTCGGTTCATGCCAAGGTCGCGGAGGGGCCGGCCATGGCGTTGGGCAGGGGTTCCCGAGGTGGTGAAGGTGGCCCACGGCGAGGTGCAGCAGGACGGAGCTCGACAGAGCAAGGGCTGAGCGGCGCTTGGTGGCAGGGCCCTCGAACAGAGGGGTCGACGAGGTGGAGCTCGCGGCAGGAGAGAGCAGGGCACGAAGGAGGCAAGATGCCGCGGTGCGGCTCGTCAACGGGGCGACGCGAGGCAGCGGCCTCCTGGCGGTCGCCGACAGCGGTGGGGCGCGGAGGTGGAGAGGCGGGGACGAGGCGGCGCGGTCATGGGGACGAGCGCGCGATGGAGGCGGGGCGCAGCAACGGTGAGGCAGCGGAGGCACTGGTCGCAGAGGTCGGGACAACGCTTGGGGCTCGGGGTAGCGCGCGGCGGGCAGAGCAACTCTGGCAGTGGAGCTCGGGCTGCAGGAGGCGAACGGCGGAGGTGCAGGAGAGGTCCGACAGAGGTCTGGTGGTGCGGCGcaaggaaggagaggccggcgcggTGCGGTTGGCCTGCTGGGCAGCGGAGGTCGCGGGCTTGCGggagctcgaggagctcctctcctcgggcaCTCGGGCAACAGGGATTTGGCAAGGAGGCGCGGTCGTGGCCTGGTGCTGCAGAGGGAGGCGCGCAGGAGGCTGAGAGGGGGTCGGGCGCAAGGTAGTGGCGCTGCGGGATCGAGAGTGAGAGAGTGAGATGGGGATCGGGACGAATGAGGGAGATGGTGGCGCTGGAGGAAGGGATCAAGGGAAAGAGAGGGGGTCGATCGGCCTAGGGTTAAGAAGCTGGtgagggcggctgggccttgggccaaattgGGCTGGTTGCTGGGCTCCCTCTCTCCTTACTTCTCTTCTCTTACAGAAAAAAAAGgaaggagaaaaagagagaagagcaaAGGTTAGGGAAATAATTGGGCATAGGGTTTGGAGAAGATTGGAAAGGAAATTATGAAAGGCATATAATTTAAACTGCAAGTGTGTTTGAGGGtggttccaaactaatggaatatttcaatatagctccctaaaatatcgagaggatatgttataaagagaaatcaacatctgaattccctcgatttaaatggaccgaagatccatgcaatttattaaGCTGATTTTCAAAAagggtgcaagatgacatgatgcaatgcacatgatgcaaagatgaatgcaacgaacaaaacaaaccacacgacgaaactcagagttgctggaagtcttctggagcgtcggtctcggggcgtcacacataTCCAGGTGCTATCGTGCAAACTTTTCTTGTGTGCCATCAGCTGACATTAGGATGTATTAGATATATGAGGGTTTGAGGATCACATGGATTATCATTTTGAAAATAACAATAACTCTGTAAGGATATTTATAATCAGTGGGATCCTACCACCTGAAGTCTTTCAAATCAGATGCACTGGAATAGCATGAAATGGTTATGGTTCACATGTGATGTGAGCTTGCATTATTTGTTGCTTCTAGTCATGGTTTCGGTTTTTTTTTTCATAAGATGGTACCCTCTTTGTTAATTTCTCTGTTGGACTGTGTGCTCCTGCTCTTAGCTCCTGGAGCTACCCGAAGTAATTGTGAAGTGCTGGTGATTGATATCGCTAACCTGCTAGGTATACATTTATCTTCATTTTGTATTCATGATATATCAAAGTCACAATCTTCAATTCACTGCTAGCTGGGGCTAGCATTAGGCAAAGTTGGGTCATTAACAAAAATTACACATCCATCTAGTTTtttcttagtttattttctgtCATACTCTGTTTTGAACTCTGCAAATTAAACAATCAGCTTGGAGGTTTGCTCAGAGTGTGTGTAGCAAAGTTGGATTTCAGCCAACTTTGTGTGGCTTTGCTGGCAACAAGTTCAATAGTGAATTTATTCACAAAATAAATTCTTTGCCATAGAATTCTTTTCTAAAACTATACATTAATGCTAGACTGTTGACATTTTATGTACCACAATTCATTGCTTCGGTCATTTGACACTGCTGTATCCTGGCCTAGTGTCTTGCAAAATTGTTCGGAGTAATGAGAACTTTGCTGTGCAAACTAGTATAGTACCATGGCAGAGGTTGATAATTTTTAAGCCGCAATCTTTGATTCATTGCAGATTAAACTATCAGCGTATTTTGGCATATTTTGTGGCTATGCTAGCTAGAAGATCCGGAATCCACGGATTCTCCAAATCTTTGGAATTACATGGTTCCAGCTCTTAGCTGGAAAAAACAGATCTCGTCTCACCACCCAtgtagctcccccccccccccccccccgcggcagtGGCGGCGGGCTAGCAGCGAAGAAAAAGCAGTGGCACTCCCAGCGAGAAGGCGGTTAGCACCGTAGGGTGAGCAGCGAAGCAAAAATCAGCGGCGTCGGCTCTCAGGGAAGAGAAGCAGGGTAGCGTGGAGGCGGATCAATTCGTGGCCGGCGCTCCTCAATGGCGTTGCGATTCCTGGGTGCCGCTCCTCAGCTGCAGCTGCTTGTGGCAGATCAATTCCTTGGCTGCTTGAAGCGTCAGCGGCCAGGCAGGAGCGGAGTAGCGGTGAACCTTGGCGGAGCAGCAACAGAACCTGGGAAAGAAGCAGCTAGcaggaagaggagcagcagcagcagcagagagtGGGAGCGACTAGCAGAGAGAGGAGCGCCAGCAGCATCGGCTAGCAGGGAAGGCAAGCAGCGACTTCATCGCTTGATTTGCTCTAGTGCTACTAGCTACAACATCAGCTAGCAAGTTTCTTCGTTTTCTTTCATTTTCCCCTCACTTTATCACGCCCCATAAGATCAATCCTCGTTTTCCTGCATTCTCATAGCTGCTCTATCAGAGTTAGAATTCTGAGTATTGAAGGAAAAGAAAAGGCTACTCCACACTGTCCATGGTGTGGTTTATATAGTAATAAATTATACGCACGTAAAACAAGGCATCAGTATGTGAGTTTTCCAACAAAAAGCCAGTCTTTTGCAATTTTGCTTGGTGTGTATGCTGGTTGGTGCATTGAGAGGTAATCTTACCCTTTTCTACCCAGAGGTGAGCTGAACCAAACACTGAAATGTAACCATTCCATTCCACATAATGCCCACAACCAAACACAGGAACGGAACCAAACTACTCCATGAAATGGAACCATGGCATTCCGTTCCACTTCGTTCTCCAACCAAGCACACCCATAATGGAGAATTTATTCGTGGATAAGAATTTATTCGCCATGGATATCTTTCTCTTATGGGACCATGAGTCATCTtctgtttgcatgttttatgttggTATACAGTATGCTAAACTATCAACTTTCTAGGTGCCACACATAGCTTCAGGCTTGTTTTCACTCCAGTACTATTCTTGCCCAGTGTCTTGCAAAATTGTAAGGAATAATGCCAATAGATgctaatttgtactccctccgtaaagaaatataagagcgtctaGATCACTATATTTCCTGATCTCATTTAGGGCCATGGCATAGTGTCTTGCAGAAGTTTAAAATATGGTCTTATTGATTTCGTGTGCTCATAACATAGTTTTGGTGGAGTGTGCTGCATCTTTCACGCGTAAAACCCGCCATATCAGTTAGTGATCTCTCTATCTATCCTATGACAACAGTTATCATGCAATGCTGTAGTGCATTGCGCTGATGTGTAACTATAGTTCCTTTGTTGTGTACACTTGCATTTCCACCTCAGCATACAAGAACTGCAAAAGGCCCATGTCCAGGTAGAGTCCTGCGGCACACCTTGTGCTAATTGAACTTCCACCATGTGAATATGTCTAACTGCCATATCTTATTAATTATTCTAATTAAATATAATTGAACTATAACATAGTACATTTTTTTTGACTTGCCAATTATTGTCATGTATTTTGTTTTGCTCAATCCTTTGTGTTCCCACTTGTTTGCTTCATCATTTCGTTTTGCGTGCCAGAGTTGGTTTCCTATGTTTTAACTTGTTTTTGTGACTCTTCTACACTTGAAGATAGAACAGGATAATAAACTTACACGGAACTTCTTACTATCATCTTTCTGTCCAATCAAAAGCTGCTTGTTGTTCATTGTTATTATGCATACTATTCGTGCGGTGCAAATTGCACATTTACCCTTATTGTGCCCATGGTACTGTGGTAATCAATGGTTTCCTCCAAGTCATCTATTTCCTATAGGAGTTAATCCTCATCCTCCTGTTACAGGACTTGGTGATAGAGGTCCAGAGAACGCTGTGCAGTACAGCCATGGAATTCACAGGCAACCTCGATGAAGATAACGAGCTGGAAAGTCTAATTGACTCACAGCTTGTTGCCCTTCGAAAGGTGTTCAGAATACCCCACAAACCGCTTGATGAATCACATGGCCCGGCATCCAAGAAGTTATTGACTCTTTTCAGATCAGGGAAACTCGGCCCGTTCATCCTCGACGACCTTCCTGACCAGCACTGAAGGGGAAGATTCACTTGCCTTTGAATGCCAGATGATTGCAACCTTCCAGGAATAGCTTTGTTGTGAAGTAATGCAATGTGTCACAATGTTCAGTACTACTCATAGATAACTAGAAGCAGACGTGTGCCTTGCTGTGCAGATTCCCTTGTAAGGTTTTTCCGCTTGCCGCATATTTTGTGGTTGCCTATGTGGACTGGCTGCTGTTTCTTGTTTTCCCTATGTTCTTTCGTCCCCTTTCTCCCGAGATTTCGGTGGAAGTGGTTGTGCAAGGTCTTTAGGAAACTTACACATAGGGGAACCGATTTTGCATCATCAGCTGGTGGGTTCCTTGGACCGTCGGTGGGGCACCAATACGAACAAACCGTAGGCAGCAAGAATGATGCAGTAACAGATTCTCTAAATTTTTTCAATGCATGAGGTAAATCAACCTATTTCCTGTATATATGTAACGAGAAGTCTGCAAGTAGTAACCCTTTATGATTGATTAGAGTAGCCATGGTAAGCTGAAAAAGGTTTTGGATCTCCTGAAGCTGTGAATTTCACTCTCATGATGCAAGCTAGAAAGGTTTTGGATCTCTTGAATATGAGACTGAAAAACTAAGCAAACTAGCCTAAATTACTGCTATACACGCCGTGCACGGAGTCTGGAGACCCCCTTCCACCGACAACTGCAGGTCGTTATCGGAGGAGAGCCGTTGCAGATGATACCAGCAAAATGGGGGTGAATAGTGGCGCGGCGGTTTGGCCACTCCCTCTCTTGCGTTTTTTTGTGTGGTTTCTGACATCGTGTCATCTTTTCTGTTTTTATGgaaacatgtttatgctttgtcaTCTTACTTATATATTTTGAGACCACGCTTACTACTTTTATTTATGCTACTTCCTCCGTCCAGTTTAtgatcccccccccctccccttcaGTTTTGAGCCTAACATTGGCCCAAAATTAGAGTTATAAATTAGGTGttatatgtcacaaaaagtatatcatcaAATCCGCAACACAAACCACAAGAAGATGCATGGAATAAAAGGGAACTATTAGCCAGGACTTAAAATATATTTAGGAtgacgataactgccacacgtgtgggcgttaagggaTCTGGCCACACGTTTTGTGTGGTGTCTAAGAGGACCAGCCCAAAACAACTAGCGTCCACATGCTTTTTTTTCCTTGCGGTCCTCTTACatgcctacgtgtgggcaaaatggATAACTGCCACACGACCTCTCTCAGCCACCTACCTCACAGTCCCGCACGCCCCACGTGACAGTCAGCACGCGTCCTCGCAGTTGCCATGATTCGGACCCTCTTCAGTGCGTTTAAccgcagttgccatgtcgctgaactatagttgccatgtcagacaactacatttgccatggttgctcaactgcagttgccatctcaggtcaagtgtgAGATGCCATTTTGGAtaactgcagctgttgccatgtatggtctggtttactatagttgccatgatttaaaaactttagaggttgccacctactaacactaagcagttgtcatgtatggtctggtttacaacagttgccatgatttgaaaaccttaGTGATGAGAGCACGACCTTGAACGCGCCGCTGATTTGTATATTCCGTGAAGTAGCACTAACAAATCTGCCGCATGTACTCTCTTTCCTTTTAATTCTGCAGGTTCTCCACGTCCTCTTATCTCTCCAAACGCATGCATGGTACTGTTTTATAATTCGGTTAGGAAACAAATTCCTTCCAGGTTTTGTACGTGCATGCACTTGTATGGACTCATTAACTCTAGCAATTCTCTCATAATT is a window encoding:
- the LOC123045635 gene encoding short integuments 2, mitochondrial isoform X5, which codes for MQMWVDHFQSCKQDCISLNAHSSNSINQLLGLVELKLREAILKEPTLLVMVVGVPNVGKSALINSIHRIANSRFPVNDKIKRATVGPLPGVTQDIAGYKIASQLSIYVLDTPGVLVPSIPDMETGLKLALTGAVKDLVVGEERIAKYLLSLLNIRKTPLHWGRLLHRREEFDEEPDDNCEKGSSGSLRRRRHFNNSDALYVQDLVIEVQRTLCSTAMEFTGNLDEDNELESLIDSQLVALRKVFRIPHKPLDESHGPASKKLLTLFRSGKLGPFILDDLPDQH